One stretch of Candidatus Zixiibacteriota bacterium DNA includes these proteins:
- a CDS encoding DnaJ domain-containing protein — MTDEFRDYFKILGVSPNADTAAINDAYRRRAKEVHPDRSGGNGGHEKFAELQDAYETLIDEPRNEQYRHRYRSYIGSKSVVLFERSVRDLFDDALEYVKGLTGIRKKDLFDLVIDKRFTDFDKCTNLDVPLVMECKSCRGFGAIAWLKCEKCGGDGSTTSYREVELEVPKNTPDGTLLRRDLSEQIVYITIGYR, encoded by the coding sequence GAGACTACTTCAAAATTCTCGGAGTCTCTCCGAATGCCGACACTGCAGCCATCAATGATGCTTATCGCAGAAGGGCGAAAGAGGTTCATCCCGATCGCAGCGGAGGCAATGGTGGACACGAGAAGTTCGCCGAGTTGCAGGATGCATACGAGACGCTTATTGATGAGCCTCGGAACGAGCAGTACCGGCATCGATACAGAAGTTACATTGGATCGAAGAGCGTGGTCCTGTTTGAGAGATCGGTGCGTGATTTGTTCGACGATGCTCTAGAGTATGTCAAGGGATTGACCGGAATCAGAAAGAAGGACCTGTTCGATCTGGTGATCGACAAGCGGTTCACAGATTTCGACAAGTGCACAAACCTCGATGTACCGCTCGTTATGGAGTGCAAGAGCTGTAGGGGATTTGGAGCGATTGCCTGGCTGAAATGCGAGAAATGCGGAGGTGACGGTTCGACGACCTCTTACAGAGAAGTCGAACTCGAAGTACCAAAGAACACTCCCGATGGTACACTGTTGAGAAGGGACCTATCGGAGCAGATAGTATACATCACGATTGGATATAGGTGA
- the dnaJ gene encoding molecular chaperone DnaJ — protein sequence MPKDYYEILGVAENVSDDELKKTYRKLAKKYHPDVNQGNKAAEEKFKGISEAYDVLSDPKKREQYDQMRRFGAGGFGGGGFPGGFGQFSQGRGGFNFNSEDLGGLGSMGDIFSALFGDRMSFGRKQRSRQPAGPRKGNDLALTLNISFAEMVEGVTKTVKLKHEVNCDTCGGTGADPSKGKTVCPQCGGTGMVSQSQGAFSVTRPCPTCLGRGEYISTPCSACGGSGRKPAAQTVKIKIPAGIESGSKLRLKKLGQPGPSGGPSGDLIVTVRVKADSFFKRVGNDIVCEVPVKLEHAVKGTKIKVRTLRGRAAVRVPPMTVDGRKFSLKGIGISSGGRTGNQYVVVKIRIPEKPTAEEQEMIDKLKTAEHAEV from the coding sequence ATGCCAAAGGACTACTATGAGATACTCGGAGTCGCTGAGAATGTATCGGATGATGAACTCAAGAAGACTTATCGAAAGCTCGCAAAGAAATATCATCCAGATGTCAACCAGGGCAACAAAGCAGCCGAGGAGAAATTCAAGGGCATTTCCGAGGCCTATGATGTATTGTCTGATCCCAAAAAGCGTGAGCAATACGATCAGATGAGGAGATTCGGAGCCGGCGGTTTTGGAGGAGGCGGATTTCCAGGAGGATTCGGTCAATTCAGCCAGGGGCGTGGTGGTTTCAATTTCAATTCTGAAGACCTCGGCGGCCTCGGGTCGATGGGTGACATATTCTCGGCGCTTTTTGGCGACAGAATGAGCTTCGGCCGCAAGCAGAGATCACGGCAGCCGGCAGGACCGCGAAAGGGAAATGACCTTGCGCTTACACTGAATATCTCATTTGCCGAGATGGTCGAGGGCGTCACGAAGACCGTCAAGCTGAAGCATGAAGTCAATTGTGATACATGCGGTGGCACCGGTGCCGATCCGAGCAAGGGGAAGACTGTTTGCCCGCAGTGCGGAGGTACCGGCATGGTGTCGCAGTCACAAGGTGCGTTTTCTGTCACAAGACCCTGTCCGACATGTCTTGGACGCGGCGAGTACATTTCAACTCCCTGTTCAGCATGCGGCGGCAGCGGGCGGAAGCCTGCAGCGCAGACTGTCAAGATCAAGATTCCGGCGGGTATCGAGTCGGGATCGAAACTGAGGCTCAAGAAGCTTGGCCAGCCCGGACCATCGGGTGGTCCAAGCGGCGATTTGATCGTCACGGTAAGGGTCAAAGCTGACAGCTTTTTCAAAAGGGTGGGCAATGACATAGTCTGCGAAGTGCCTGTTAAATTGGAGCATGCAGTTAAGGGTACCAAAATAAAAGTCAGGACCCTGCGCGGACGGGCGGCTGTAAGAGTACCTCCGATGACGGTCGATGGTAGGAAATTCAGTTTGAAAGGGATAGGGATATCGTCAGGCGGGAGAACCGGCAATCAGTATGTTGTTGTCAAGATCAGGATTCCTGAGAAGCCGACTGCTGAGGAGCAGGAGATGATCGACAAGCTTAAGACTGCTGAACACGCCGAAGTCTGA
- a CDS encoding cytidylate kinase-like family protein — protein sequence MTNIEVLIDRQIKKWELEKKAREEQAAPKSKEVLPIITVSRERGSSGSFLARRLAEEFDFQLAHRQVIDIICSNSGFRRRVVEALDEKTKSQIESWVEGLMHDHYVDSSDYFKHLHHTIIALARHGGLVVIGRGANFVLTLQTGFHIRVVAPERRRVERIMEFANVDKKAAQEAVAKSDEERAEFIKNGFGYDINDPHYYDLVINTGFIDIEDAVKIAIKAIGAKFEKLRRE from the coding sequence ATGACCAATATCGAAGTCCTGATTGATCGTCAAATCAAGAAATGGGAGCTGGAGAAGAAAGCGAGAGAGGAGCAGGCTGCTCCGAAATCGAAGGAGGTCCTGCCGATCATCACGGTCTCGCGAGAACGCGGATCAAGCGGCAGCTTTTTGGCGCGACGGCTTGCTGAAGAGTTCGATTTCCAGCTCGCGCACCGACAGGTGATCGATATCATCTGCTCGAATTCCGGCTTTCGCAGGAGAGTAGTAGAGGCGCTCGATGAGAAGACGAAATCGCAGATCGAATCATGGGTCGAGGGACTTATGCACGATCACTATGTCGATTCATCTGACTATTTCAAGCATCTTCATCACACTATTATCGCGCTTGCCCGCCACGGCGGGCTTGTGGTTATAGGGCGTGGTGCGAATTTCGTGCTGACTCTCCAGACCGGTTTTCATATCAGAGTTGTTGCGCCGGAACGCCGTCGCGTTGAGAGAATAATGGAATTCGCAAATGTCGACAAAAAGGCTGCGCAAGAGGCAGTTGCGAAATCCGATGAAGAACGGGCGGAGTTCATCAAGAACGGATTCGGCTATGACATCAACGATCCGCACTACTATGATCTGGTCATCAATACAGGATTCATAGATATCGAAGATGCAGTCAAGATAGCGATCAAAGCCATCGGCGCAAAATTCGAGAAGCTGCGGCGGGAGTAG
- a CDS encoding exodeoxyribonuclease VII large subunit — MKQPQDTPVLTVSQITRKIKNLLEGEFVDVWVSGEISNYLRHSSGHHYFTIKDDKAEMPCTLWRGTAAGIKLQLRDGLKVILYGDVNVYELRGRYQLNVKWIVEEGIGQLEVKLRELKERLQKEGLFDERYKKPIPVFPRSVGIITSPTGAAVRDMISVIRRRMPSCRIILCPVAVQGPGAENEIANGIRLFNRYGEVDLLIVGRGGGSLEDLWAFNEEVVARAIFESEIPIISAVGHEIDFTISDFVADLRAPTPSAAAELAVPDSREIAGRIAGLGDQLHMAILKTLDSMRHRLKSAGTSYLLRRPEELLRGPAQTVDELYSRLVKAANLKIERYQNRLKIADEKLAALSPREVLRRGYAVCRTVPDMGVVRSIDQVKIGGEIRVELAEGAILGEVRKTAKE, encoded by the coding sequence ATGAAGCAACCTCAAGATACTCCTGTACTGACTGTCTCTCAGATCACTCGCAAGATCAAGAATCTGCTTGAAGGCGAGTTTGTCGATGTCTGGGTGAGTGGCGAGATATCGAACTATCTGCGGCATTCATCGGGGCACCACTATTTCACGATCAAAGACGACAAAGCCGAGATGCCATGCACGCTCTGGCGCGGGACAGCAGCCGGAATCAAGCTGCAACTCCGAGATGGATTGAAAGTGATACTCTACGGCGATGTAAATGTTTACGAGCTGCGCGGACGGTATCAACTCAATGTCAAATGGATTGTCGAGGAAGGAATCGGCCAGCTTGAGGTGAAACTCAGGGAACTGAAAGAGCGTCTCCAGAAAGAAGGGCTCTTTGACGAACGATACAAGAAGCCGATCCCGGTATTCCCAAGATCTGTAGGAATCATCACATCTCCGACGGGGGCGGCGGTACGCGACATGATCAGTGTCATCCGCCGCAGGATGCCATCCTGCAGGATCATACTTTGTCCGGTCGCTGTGCAAGGCCCTGGCGCCGAGAACGAAATCGCGAATGGAATTCGATTATTTAACAGATACGGCGAAGTAGATCTGTTAATTGTCGGTCGGGGAGGGGGCTCGCTCGAAGACCTCTGGGCGTTCAACGAAGAAGTCGTCGCGCGGGCGATATTCGAATCGGAAATCCCAATCATTTCTGCTGTAGGTCATGAGATCGATTTCACCATTTCAGACTTCGTGGCCGATCTCCGTGCGCCGACACCTTCCGCTGCGGCTGAATTAGCCGTGCCTGACTCTCGGGAAATCGCCGGTCGGATAGCCGGGCTTGGCGATCAACTACACATGGCGATCCTAAAAACGCTCGATTCGATGCGGCACAGGCTGAAATCTGCTGGTACAAGCTATCTTCTTCGTAGACCGGAGGAACTCCTGCGAGGCCCGGCGCAGACCGTTGATGAGCTCTACTCGAGGCTTGTCAAGGCAGCTAATCTGAAGATCGAGAGATATCAGAATCGTCTGAAAATTGCAGATGAGAAGCTTGCAGCTCTTTCTCCCAGAGAAGTCCTCAGGAGAGGCTACGCTGTCTGCAGAACGGTTCCTGACATGGGAGTTGTCCGCAGCATCGATCAGGTGAAGATCGGCGGCGAAATCCGAGTGGAACTTGCCGAGGGAGCGATTCTCGGAGAGGTGCGGAAGACCGCGAAGGAGTAG
- a CDS encoding exodeoxyribonuclease VII small subunit — protein MVESEVKNKESFEETLQKLEKSVASLESGEVPLEEALKLFEEGIRLSRDLARKLSDAEKKVKKLTESGSGGFSLEDLDGEEDGD, from the coding sequence ATGGTAGAATCTGAAGTGAAAAATAAAGAGTCATTCGAAGAGACCCTGCAGAAGCTTGAAAAGAGCGTCGCGAGTCTGGAGTCGGGAGAGGTGCCACTTGAGGAGGCATTGAAGCTCTTCGAGGAGGGGATACGTCTTTCGCGCGATCTGGCCAGGAAGCTATCGGATGCTGAGAAGAAGGTCAAGAAGCTCACCGAGTCCGGCAGTGGTGGATTCAGCCTCGAAGATCTCGATGGGGAAGAGGATGGCGACTGA
- a CDS encoding polyprenyl synthetase family protein produces MGKRMATEHPPKTASDCRAVIEDLTERVNEFLATVIPEDGSIPATLVSAMQYSLNAGGKRLRPILALLSYRSFGNSPADILEPACALELIHTYSLIHDDLPCMDDDDFRRGRPTLHKQYGDAIAVLAGDALHALAFQFLAETRNPRAVLEVSKAIGISGMLAGQVADVEAEGKDISREQIEYIHRNKTAALIEVALKLGAILADGDERSISMFSSYGSKIGLAFQIVDDILDVTGSQEKLGKDIGSDEKNAKATYPRVVGLQASRDIASQLIADAVSEVKVLGNESAIFEYVAEFILKRDS; encoded by the coding sequence ATGGGGAAGAGGATGGCGACTGAACATCCTCCAAAGACAGCTTCCGATTGCCGCGCAGTCATCGAGGACCTGACCGAGAGAGTGAACGAGTTCCTGGCGACCGTCATCCCCGAAGATGGCAGCATACCTGCCACTCTGGTCTCTGCGATGCAATACAGCCTCAATGCAGGCGGCAAGAGGCTTCGCCCGATCCTTGCGCTGCTGTCCTATCGGTCATTCGGGAATTCCCCTGCCGACATATTGGAACCAGCCTGCGCGCTGGAGCTGATTCATACATATTCGTTGATCCATGACGATCTCCCCTGTATGGATGATGATGATTTCAGGCGAGGCAGGCCGACGTTGCACAAGCAGTACGGCGATGCGATTGCCGTGCTTGCCGGTGACGCTCTGCATGCGCTCGCATTTCAATTTCTCGCAGAGACGCGGAATCCGAGAGCGGTGCTTGAGGTCTCCAAAGCTATCGGCATTTCCGGGATGCTTGCGGGGCAGGTAGCCGATGTCGAGGCCGAGGGCAAGGATATCTCACGCGAACAGATAGAATATATCCATCGCAACAAGACAGCCGCCCTGATCGAAGTGGCGCTGAAATTGGGTGCAATTCTTGCGGATGGAGATGAGAGGAGTATTTCCATGTTCTCCTCGTACGGTTCCAAAATCGGTCTTGCATTTCAAATAGTCGATGATATTCTCGATGTAACTGGTTCTCAGGAGAAGCTTGGAAAGGACATCGGTTCAGACGAGAAGAACGCGAAGGCGACATATCCCCGAGTCGTGGGCCTTCAGGCATCACGGGATATTGCCTCACAACTGATTGCGGATGCTGTCAGTGAAGTGAAGGTGCTGGGGAACGAAAGCGCGATCTTCGAGTATGTTGCCGAATTCATTTTGAAGCGTGATTCCTGA
- a CDS encoding NAD(+)/NADH kinase, with protein MSPIIKRLGVIANLQRPGAEAVLLRLTQWCRKHNVPVALCDEMSTSATDSDVVVPRDQLAATSDAILSMGGDGTLLATARLLGDSGVPILGINIGSLGFLTDQTPNDLETTLKRLIEDDYEIQERMVLTAGIADADEEEEEEYYALNDVVVGRNDIRMINMALYSNGDYICSYAADGLILATPTGSTAYSLAAGGPILNPEMDAIIATPIAPHSLASRPLVFDAGEVLTLEITSHTDVAVMTIDGQVSRRLMKGDRVRVRKAHYYTRLVRFRENSFYHVLRSKLHWGVLPSRDSSSSD; from the coding sequence ATGAGTCCGATTATCAAAAGACTTGGAGTAATCGCGAACCTGCAGAGACCGGGTGCTGAAGCTGTCCTGCTCAGGCTCACTCAGTGGTGCCGGAAACACAATGTACCGGTGGCCCTCTGCGATGAAATGTCGACTTCCGCTACCGACTCCGATGTCGTGGTGCCGCGCGACCAGCTCGCTGCGACCTCCGATGCGATTCTCTCGATGGGCGGGGATGGTACCCTGCTGGCAACAGCCCGCCTGCTGGGTGATTCCGGTGTACCTATACTCGGAATCAACATCGGAAGCCTCGGATTCCTGACTGACCAGACACCGAATGACCTCGAGACTACACTTAAGCGCTTGATCGAAGACGACTACGAGATTCAGGAACGAATGGTTCTCACAGCAGGAATAGCAGATGCTGATGAAGAGGAAGAGGAAGAGTACTACGCGCTCAATGACGTAGTCGTTGGTCGAAACGACATCCGCATGATAAATATGGCTCTATATTCAAACGGAGACTACATTTGCTCCTATGCGGCTGATGGATTGATATTGGCGACGCCAACCGGTTCAACAGCATATTCACTGGCGGCTGGCGGACCTATCCTCAATCCCGAAATGGATGCTATAATCGCGACACCTATTGCGCCGCACTCTCTTGCGTCTCGGCCTCTTGTTTTCGATGCCGGAGAGGTGCTGACTCTCGAGATAACATCCCATACCGATGTCGCAGTGATGACTATTGACGGCCAAGTATCCAGACGGCTCATGAAGGGTGATCGGGTTCGGGTCAGGAAAGCCCATTACTACACCAGACTTGTGCGTTTTCGGGAAAATTCATTCTACCATGTCCTTCGGTCCAAGTTGCACTGGGGGGTTCTTCCAAGTCGCGATTCCTCCAGTAGTGACTGA